The genomic window CCGCACTGCGCCGTGGTGATCACCGGCAGGCCGGACGCCATGGCCTCGAGGATCACCGTGGGAAAAGGATCGTACAGAGCGGGCAGGGCGAAGATGTCCGCTCCGGCATAGAAGGGGGCGGTGTCCTCACGTGGCCCCCAGAACACGACCCGGTGGGCGATGCCGAGCCTGCGGGCGATATCGGCATAACGGCCAGACCGTCCCTTTCCCACGACCCAGAGCTCGGCGTTTCCCTCGGCCGAGGCCATGCCGCGGAGAAGCGGTTCGAGTCCCTTGCGCTCAAACCCCGACCCGACCGTCAGGACCACCGGAGTGTCCTCGGCCAGGGCCCGCAGCCTGCGTAGTTCCACGCCGATGGACCGGCGGTTATCGGGATGGAACCGCTCCAGGTCCACTCCGTTGTATATGGTGTAAACCCTGGAAGGATCGATCCTGAACCGCGCCAGGATTTCTTCCCTGACCATCGTGGAATTGACGATGACGGCCTTCAACGCCGGGTGTTCCAGGAGCCTTCGTTCCAGCCAGAGGCGGAAAACGTGGTGCGGGTTCAGCAAGACGATCAGGCGGCGCAACACGTTCTGGCGCGATCGCCGGAGCTCGAGCCACCGGGCGTGCACGCCGTCCCCCGCCCGGTAGACGTCGGCGGAAAGGATGCGCTCATTGGAGTGGACCAGGTCGAAGCGCCCGCGGGCAAGCATCCGGTGCACCGCGAACACGAAGCCCGCCTGACCGAGCAGGGCGGGACGGGAAGGTCCCTCCACGCGATGAAGGACGACGTTGTTGCCGGGCGTTTCTTTCCACTTGCGGGCGTATAAATGCACCTCCACCCCGCGCCCGGCCATGGATTCGACCAGCATGTCGGTGAAACGCTCCGCACCGCCGAAGGCCGTGTACTTGTATCGGACAAAAGCGATCCTGGGTGGCATCGAAAGCTCGATTCCCGCAACGGATTCCGGCCGGACCCTCTGGGCGGTCCGGGCACCCGATCCGATCCGGCGCTATTCCGAAGCGTCTCCAATGGAGGCGCGGTAATACTTCAGAAACGTATAGTAGGCATAGGAAACCGCAAGAAAAAACCCCGCCTTGCCGTCGAGAAAGCCTCCCCGGAGGAGGTACATCTTGAAAAAGGTGAAGGCCGGTCTCAGGCACAGAGAGCTCCACGCGGCTTTCCCGTCGGACTCGGTCTCCTGTGCCGCCAGCAGGCTGTAGCGGTCCATGCGGGCCAGGTAGTCCGACACCGAACGATAGGTGTAATGTTCGATGGGGCTGCGCAGGTAGCCCGACTTTCCCTCGAGCACCAAACGTTCGTGCACCCTGCGATCCTGGAAACGGCCGCTGCCTTTCCGAAACAATCTCAACACGTAATCCGGGTGCCAGCCGCCGTGCCGAATCCATCGGCCGTCGAAGAAGTTCTTTCTCGGAATGTGGTAGCCGTCGAGGGCGTAGGGCCGCCCGACCACGGCCTGGATTTCCTCGGCCAGGAGCGGGGAGACCCGTTCATCGGCGTCCAGGCTCAGGATCCACGGGCTGACGGCCTTTTCGACGGCGCTGTTTTTCTGGCGCGCGAACCCCTTCCATTCCTCCTGGTAAACCCGTGCCCCGCACTCCCGGGCGATGGCGGCCGTGTCGTCCGTGCTGAACCGGTCGAGCACGATCATCTCGGCGGCCCACCGCACGCTTGCAAGGCAGTCCCTGATGTTCGAGGCTTCGTTCCAGGTGATGACGACCGCGGATATGCCCGGTTTCATGACGCCTTCTCATTTTGAAGACGAACCGCCGGTCCCGCACGGTCGTCATCGCCATACGTCGCTGCGGGCGGCGGCTCCGCCAGTCTGGACAGCACGGCGTCCAGGACTTGCCGCACGCCGATGGATTCCATGCACCGCCATTCTCGGCAGCGCTTTCTCTTATAACACGGCGAGCAAGGGACGTCAGCCACGACGGCGGTGTGAATGGAACCGAAAGGACCGGTTCGGGCAGGGTTGGTGGGGCCGAAGACGGCCACCACGGGCACGTTGAGGGCCGCGGCGATGTGCATGGGACCCGTGTCCGAAGAGACGAGCGCCCTGGCGCCTCCGATGACCGCGGCCAACTCCCGGAGGCCGGTCATGCCGGCAATGGAGACGGCATGACCGTGCGAGAGCCTTTGCACTTCCGCCGCGAGGACGGCGTCGGAGGCTCCCCCCACCACCAGCGATTTGAGGGGCAGCCTCGCCGCCAGTTCTCCAAAAAAACGCACCGGCCATTGCTTTGCGGCACCACCCGCTCCCGGCGCGATCACCAGGTAGTCGTCGCCGCACCATTGCGGGAACAGGTTCCGGGCGGGAAGCGCGGGCAGGGGAAAGCGGACTTCCCGCGTGTCGCATCCCAGGGTCTCGGCCATGCGAAGGCAGCGCGTCACCGCGTGAACGTCCCTGCCTCCATTGATTCCATGAGTGTAGAAAAGAGGACTTCCTTCTCTGGCATCACTGAACCCGAGCCGCATGCCGGCCCCGCTCACGGCACAAATCATACCGCTTCGCAGCAACCCCTGCAGGTCGACGACGATGTCGAAGCGTTCCCTTCGCAGGCCCGACGCCAGGTTCATTATCTCGTGCACCGTCCGGGGCAGGGCGGCCGGGCGCTTCCATGCGTTCTTGTCGATGATCCACAGTTTGCGGATCATCGGATGGTCCACAAGGATCTCGTGCAACCCGCGGGCCGCAACCCAGTGGATCGCGATTCCCGGATGACTCCGGCTCACCGCGTCCAGGAACGGCAGGGCGTGGATGATGTCGCCCAGGGCGCTCGGTTTGACCACGAGCATCTTGCGGAGCGGTTTCGAAATCGTCATGCTGTACGGCACCCGGCGGAAGTCCCCATCATATCGGTCAGTTCGGCATACGCTTTCATTTTCGTCCCGGTCAGGCACGGCGTCGCGTTTCGTCGCTCCCGGGCGCGGCAGATCGTAACCTATTCCCGTCCTTTCGGCCAGGGCTGCCAGGGGCGAGTCTTCCATCGCTGATGCACCCAGAACCATTGTTCGGGGTAACGTCGAACGTAGCCTTCGATGACACGATTGAACAGGGCCGTATTTTCTTCGATATCGCTTGTGGTATCCCCCGTTCGAATCAATTCCAGCTCCGGTTCGATCACCACCTGGTATTTCCCGTCCGGGCGCCGGAAATTGTGTAGGGGGATGACGGGCGCTCCGGTTCTCAGGGCGAGAACGGCCAGTGCCTTGTTGGTGCAGGCGATATCACGGAAGAATGGAACGAAAACTCCATCGTACCAGTCCACATTCTGATCGACGAGCAGCGCCACCAACTCGCCCCGGCGGAGGATGCGCAGGACTTCCCGGATGGACCCTTTTTTGGGGACGATCCGGTTGCCTCCGGCGGAGCGCATATCGTTGACCAGTTCATCCAGCACCCGGTTGTCCAGGGGTCTCACGACCACGCTGAACGGAGTGCACCGGTAGGAACACCCCAGGGACATCATCTCCCAGTTCCCAAAATGCGACGCCATGATGAGGACGCCTTTGCCCTTGGCCCGGGCCTGCACGACGTGTTCGTATCCTTCGAAGCACATGAATTCGTCGACTCGCCGGTCCAGGACCCGCAGAAACGGGAACTCCAGGATCACGCGGGCAAGGTTCCGAAAAACGGCGCGGCAAAGCTTATTGCGGTCCGCGTCGTTCAAGTCGTCTCCGAAAGCACGCCGCAGATTGCTGTGGACGATTTCCACGTGCCGTCTGTCAAACCGATGCCACAGATCGCCGGCGAGATCGGCGAGCCGGGCGCAGGTCCCCCTGTCCATGCGGGCGAGTGCGTCCAGCAGGCGGCTGATCGGCGGCACCGGATCGATGTTCACGTTATTGACTCCATTCCTGATCGAAAAAACAATTCCAACCCGCTTCGATGATGCATCTTAGTGCCGGAATCGTCCACGGTTGTCAACCTATCCCGTTGATAGCCGATCCCGTTGCCGCCCGAAGTCCCGGGAAGCCGCGCGTACGAAAAGCAACGAGACATTGTGCGGTGAAACCGCGGAAAAACTCCGATTCCCGGGGGCTCACGCGGGAGACGAAGCGCTCGGCGGTTTCGTCTCGCGCAGCACCGCGCGCGCCGCTTCAAGGACATCGTCCACGGTGATCGAGTGCATGCAGCGATGATCGGTCGGGCAAACGCGCCTGCGGCAGGGCGAGCATTCGACGGAATGTCGGACCACGAGGGCGGCCGCCGATACCGGGGCCGTGGCCTCGGGATCGGTCGGTCCGAACAGTGCCACGAGCGGAACGCCGAACGCGGCGCCCACGTGCATCGGGCCCGAGTCGTTGGTGATCATGAGTGCCGATCGAGCAATGAGCGCCATCATCCGGCGCACCGTGGTCGTGCCGGTAAGGTCGAGGACCCGGGTCCGTGCCGCACGCACGATTTCCGCTCCGATTTGCGTTTCGCCCAGGCCGCCGATGAGAACGGGATGCAGGCCGAATTCTTCGAAAACGGCGTCCGCCACGGCGGCGAATCTTTCCGGGAACCACCGTTTGGCCGAACCGTATGCGGCCCCCGCATTGATGACCGCAAACCGGCGGTGAGGCACGAGCTCGCCCGCGCGGTCCATTTCCTCAGGGGTGCAGGCCAGCGTGATTCGCCGGTCCCCTCCCGTCATGCCGAACCGCTCGACCAGCCGCAGGTAGTAGAGGGTGTGGTGAAGCCCTCGCGAAATCGATGGAGAGAGCCCGTGACTCAGAAACATTCGGCGGCCGTCCGTGCGGTATCCCACGCGAATGGGAATGGAAGCGGCAAAGGCCATGATGGCGGCTTCGAAGGCATTCTGAAAGAGAAACGCGGCATCGAAGCGCTCATCGCGCAGTTCCGCGCAGAAGCGCAGGAAACCCCCGATGCCTTTGCACTCGCGCTTCTTGTCAAACAAGATGATCCGATCGCAGGCGGGATGGTGAGCCAGGAGCTCCGCCACCGGAGGGTTGGCGACGACCGCGATTTCGGCGTCCGGACAGGCGGCTCGGATTGCGGCCATCGCGGGTGTGGTCATGATCGCGTCGCCAATCCAGTTGACGGAGCGGATCATGATCCTGCGGAGATCAGGCAGAGGTTCGGAAGAACGGGTCATAGGACTTGTCTGGATCGGCGAATCGATTCCGCTCGCCGACGTGAGCGCAAGGGGAGGGAGCTTTCCCCCGCGGCAACGGTATTGGCTCCATGGAAAGCGGCCGGCCCGAGCCGTCGCCCGACACCGCCCCCGGTGCGGAGGCCGGGGTCGGCGCCGGGGGCCTGAACGCCGCTCCGGATTCCCGCTTTCGCGGAAAGGACCAGTGAACGGATCCCGCCGTCGGCTGAGCGGCTGTGAGCGAGCCTGCGCCTTCAGGGAACGGAGAAGGGCCGTCTCACGATCACGGTTTCAACAACACCCATTTGCCCTTTTCCACCTTCACCATGACCAGGGAATCGGTTCCAAGGCCGTTGTGGTCTTCGGGCGTGAGATTGAAAACCCCGCTCACCCCCACGTAGCCCTTGGTCTGCTCGATGGCGGCGCGGAGCTTCTCGGCGTCGGTGCCCACCTTGCGCATGGCGTTGGCCGCAAGATAGATGGCATCCCAGGCGTACCCGGAATGCGTGTTGATCGGGTATTGCTTATCGAAATGGTATACGTCCGTGTACAGCTTGATGAATTCCATGATGACCGCTTTCTGGGGATCGCTGTCCGGCAGTTGATCCACGACCATCAGCTTGGTGGAGGGCATGATGCTGCCCTCCGCCGCGTCTCCGGCCAGCTCGATGTACTTGGGATCGGGCTGCCCGTGGCATTGGACCAGAGGAATCCCGAGGGCAAGCTGTTTCACGTTCTTGGCCACCCGCGCGCCGGCCGGTCCGATGGTCCAGCAGATCACCGCCTGGGCGCCGCTCGCCTTGATCTTCAACAACTGCGGACTCATGTCCGTATCGGTCACCCCGAACGCCTCTTTGGCGACGATTTCCAGGCCGAATTCGGGAGCCAGTTGTTCGAGCCAGGTCAGGCCGTCCTTGCCGAATCCGTCGGTGGCGGTCAGGACGGCGATCTTGGTCAGCTTCAGGGAACGAATGAAGTCATAGGTTTTTCGGGCTGCGACCGATGTCCTCTGGGGGGCCTTGAACGTCCACTTGAAAGGGCCGAACTTGCCTCCGGCGATGACCGGATCGCCGCCGATGGTCATCACGATGGGGATGTGGGCGGTATCTTCGATATATGCCTTCACCGCCATTCCTTCATCGGTCCTTGTGGGGCCGATGAGTGCCGCCGCCTTTCCGGCCTCGATCAGCCGCTTGGCCTCCATGAGCGCCTTGGTCGGGTCGCTTTCCGTGTCCCCTACGACCAGTTCGAGCGGCGTGCCGTTGATTCCGCCTTCCTTGTTGATCTTGTCCACCACCATCTGGGCGACGAGCTTCGTCGGAGTGCCGATGGACGATGCGGGCCCGGACAGGGCGAAAAACGCGCCGATCTTGATCGGATCGGCCGCCCGCGCTCCCGTCCACAGCGGGCAGAGCGCAAGGGCAAATGCCGTCGCAACGATGAAAAGGACCCTCAGCCTCGTGTTTCCGTTCATTTTCCCTCCTTTTTAGACAGCCCGCCCGGCTGAACGGGCTTCGAAAAGCCGGTCCGCAAGACTTTCTTCCGCAGCCGGACAATGAATCCCTCAATCCTCGACGGTTCGATGATCGAAAACGCGCCTGCTCTTGCGCTCTGTGCGGGGGAGGGTGCCGTATTCGAGGATTTCCACCTGGCAACGCACCATGATCTGTCGGCGGACCTCGGCCGCGACCGTTTCCGCAAGCTTCCTGTCCGCGTCGGGGGAGTCGCTCCCGACTTGTTCAACCTTCACCAGCATCACATCCCGGCCGTCTTCACGGCGGTACAGGTGCACCTGGTATTCGCTCCCGATGCCCGAAATCTGGGACAGCACGTGATCGATCTGCCCCGGGTAGATGTTCACCGCACGGAAGATGAACATGTCGTCAGACCTTCCCAGGAGATGATCGTGCCGGGGCAGCGGGTTTCCGCAGGGACAGTCCCCGGGGATGAGGCGGGTCAGGTCCCTGGTACGGTACCGGATGAGCGGGGCGGCCTCCTTGCGGAGCGTCGTGACCACCATCTCGCCCACCTCGCCCGGCGCAACCGGTTCCAGGGTCTCCGGGTTGAGGATTTCGAGGATGTAGTAGTCGGCCCAGTAATGCACCCCCTCGTGAGCGGGGCATTCCAGCCCCGTTCCGGGCCCATACAGCTCGGTCAGCCCGGGAATATCGAAGAGTTCGTTCACTCCGGTGATTTCGCGGATCCTGCGGCGCATCCCCGCGCTGTGACGCTCGGCCCCGAAGATGAATTTCTTCAGAGCGATCTTCTTCTGGATGCCCCGCCGCTCGATTTCCTCGGCAATGAGCAGCGCCATGGACGCCGTGGCGCAAAAGACGGTGCTCTGCATGTCCAGCAGCATCTGGCAATGGATTTCCGTGTTGGCCGGCCCAATGGGAACGGCCATGGCTCCGAACCGCTCGCACCCCAGCTGAAAGCCGACCCCTGCCGTCCACAGGCCGTAGCCGACCGCGATCTGCACCCGGTCTTCTCTCGTCAGCCGGGCCATCTCGTAGCACCGGGCGAACATGCAGGCCCAGTCGTCGATGTCCTTTTGCGAATAGCACAGCACTTTGCGCTTGCCCGTGGTTCCCGATGAGGCGTGGATGCGGACGATTTTCTCGAAAGGCACGGACCGAAGTGGAAAAGGATAACCATCCTTCAGGTCGGACGCGGTGGTGAGAGGCAGCCGGCTCAGGTCGTCGAGGGAGCGGACCGCGTCGGGGCCGACCCCGGCGGCATCCAGTTTTGCACGGTAGAAAGGGGAATTACGATAGGCATGGGAAACGGTCCACTGCAGTCCCTGCAGCTGAAGGGCATGCAAGTCTTCGCGGGATGCCCGGACCGGCATGAAACTGACACTCATTACAGGTCTCCTTCTCCTTCTTTGCTGAAATTCCGGAATGTTCCGGCACGCCAACGAACGGCCGTGCATTTTCCGGTCTTGCGGGTGGTCGCCCGGGACCGCGTGACACTCCTTATCACAAAATGCAAAAAGTTGCATGGATCTTTGGATGTTGGCGCGTTCTGCGGAAAGACCGCGAAGGCAGCGAACGAATCGACTGCGGCAGGTTCCCGGGAAGTCGAAGCGCCCGTCGCGCGGCAAGCGGCGGGTCTTCCAAACGGACATACGGATGGCCCGATCGTACGGCTCCGGTGCCCGGTCCGGGAAGCTGTCGGCGGTACGTATTCTACCATTCCGGAAGGAGGGGATAAACCCAAATATCGCCCGCCGGTCGGGCCGTCGGCCTTGCAATCCTCACCCGGCGGCTCGCGCCGCGCCGATAACCAGGCTGCGGCGTCGTCGATCCGCTCGCCGCTCAAGGGCCGGGCAGGCGTGCCGGGTTCGTCCCGGGGAGGTTCGTTCCTTCTTCAGACGGCGCCGCGGTGGAGACGCAGAACCGCAGGGTGATCCAGCGGCCCTTGGTATAGTGGAAGCCCCTGACCGAGCCGATCTCCCGGACCGAAACCCTTGCGGCGT from Syntrophobacter fumaroxidans MPOB includes these protein-coding regions:
- a CDS encoding glycosyltransferase family 4 protein; translation: MPPRIAFVRYKYTAFGGAERFTDMLVESMAGRGVEVHLYARKWKETPGNNVVLHRVEGPSRPALLGQAGFVFAVHRMLARGRFDLVHSNERILSADVYRAGDGVHARWLELRRSRQNVLRRLIVLLNPHHVFRLWLERRLLEHPALKAVIVNSTMVREEILARFRIDPSRVYTIYNGVDLERFHPDNRRSIGVELRRLRALAEDTPVVLTVGSGFERKGLEPLLRGMASAEGNAELWVVGKGRSGRYADIARRLGIAHRVVFWGPREDTAPFYAGADIFALPALYDPFPTVILEAMASGLPVITTAQCGAAEIISNGREGFVLRSPDEVATLAERLRQLYSAPFRAAMSERARVAAEAFPVERTMRELEALYAGILDSDCRSGSGQ
- a CDS encoding glycosyltransferase family 2 protein, with amino-acid sequence MKPGISAVVITWNEASNIRDCLASVRWAAEMIVLDRFSTDDTAAIARECGARVYQEEWKGFARQKNSAVEKAVSPWILSLDADERVSPLLAEEIQAVVGRPYALDGYHIPRKNFFDGRWIRHGGWHPDYVLRLFRKGSGRFQDRRVHERLVLEGKSGYLRSPIEHYTYRSVSDYLARMDRYSLLAAQETESDGKAAWSSLCLRPAFTFFKMYLLRGGFLDGKAGFFLAVSYAYYTFLKYYRASIGDASE
- a CDS encoding ABC transporter substrate-binding protein, whose protein sequence is MNGNTRLRVLFIVATAFALALCPLWTGARAADPIKIGAFFALSGPASSIGTPTKLVAQMVVDKINKEGGINGTPLELVVGDTESDPTKALMEAKRLIEAGKAAALIGPTRTDEGMAVKAYIEDTAHIPIVMTIGGDPVIAGGKFGPFKWTFKAPQRTSVAARKTYDFIRSLKLTKIAVLTATDGFGKDGLTWLEQLAPEFGLEIVAKEAFGVTDTDMSPQLLKIKASGAQAVICWTIGPAGARVAKNVKQLALGIPLVQCHGQPDPKYIELAGDAAEGSIMPSTKLMVVDQLPDSDPQKAVIMEFIKLYTDVYHFDKQYPINTHSGYAWDAIYLAANAMRKVGTDAEKLRAAIEQTKGYVGVSGVFNLTPEDHNGLGTDSLVMVKVEKGKWVLLKP
- a CDS encoding glycosyltransferase family 9 protein; its protein translation is MEDSPLAALAERTGIGYDLPRPGATKRDAVPDRDENESVCRTDRYDGDFRRVPYSMTISKPLRKMLVVKPSALGDIIHALPFLDAVSRSHPGIAIHWVAARGLHEILVDHPMIRKLWIIDKNAWKRPAALPRTVHEIMNLASGLRRERFDIVVDLQGLLRSGMICAVSGAGMRLGFSDAREGSPLFYTHGINGGRDVHAVTRCLRMAETLGCDTREVRFPLPALPARNLFPQWCGDDYLVIAPGAGGAAKQWPVRFFGELAARLPLKSLVVGGASDAVLAAEVQRLSHGHAVSIAGMTGLRELAAVIGGARALVSSDTGPMHIAAALNVPVVAVFGPTNPARTGPFGSIHTAVVADVPCSPCYKRKRCREWRCMESIGVRQVLDAVLSRLAEPPPAATYGDDDRAGPAVRLQNEKAS
- a CDS encoding lysophospholipid acyltransferase family protein, whose product is MNIDPVPPISRLLDALARMDRGTCARLADLAGDLWHRFDRRHVEIVHSNLRRAFGDDLNDADRNKLCRAVFRNLARVILEFPFLRVLDRRVDEFMCFEGYEHVVQARAKGKGVLIMASHFGNWEMMSLGCSYRCTPFSVVVRPLDNRVLDELVNDMRSAGGNRIVPKKGSIREVLRILRRGELVALLVDQNVDWYDGVFVPFFRDIACTNKALAVLALRTGAPVIPLHNFRRPDGKYQVVIEPELELIRTGDTTSDIEENTALFNRVIEGYVRRYPEQWFWVHQRWKTRPWQPWPKGRE
- the waaF gene encoding lipopolysaccharide heptosyltransferase II; translation: MIRSVNWIGDAIMTTPAMAAIRAACPDAEIAVVANPPVAELLAHHPACDRIILFDKKRECKGIGGFLRFCAELRDERFDAAFLFQNAFEAAIMAFAASIPIRVGYRTDGRRMFLSHGLSPSISRGLHHTLYYLRLVERFGMTGGDRRITLACTPEEMDRAGELVPHRRFAVINAGAAYGSAKRWFPERFAAVADAVFEEFGLHPVLIGGLGETQIGAEIVRAARTRVLDLTGTTTVRRMMALIARSALMITNDSGPMHVGAAFGVPLVALFGPTDPEATAPVSAAALVVRHSVECSPCRRRVCPTDHRCMHSITVDDVLEAARAVLRETKPPSASSPA
- a CDS encoding phenylacetate--CoA ligase family protein, with amino-acid sequence MSVSFMPVRASREDLHALQLQGLQWTVSHAYRNSPFYRAKLDAAGVGPDAVRSLDDLSRLPLTTASDLKDGYPFPLRSVPFEKIVRIHASSGTTGKRKVLCYSQKDIDDWACMFARCYEMARLTREDRVQIAVGYGLWTAGVGFQLGCERFGAMAVPIGPANTEIHCQMLLDMQSTVFCATASMALLIAEEIERRGIQKKIALKKFIFGAERHSAGMRRRIREITGVNELFDIPGLTELYGPGTGLECPAHEGVHYWADYYILEILNPETLEPVAPGEVGEMVVTTLRKEAAPLIRYRTRDLTRLIPGDCPCGNPLPRHDHLLGRSDDMFIFRAVNIYPGQIDHVLSQISGIGSEYQVHLYRREDGRDVMLVKVEQVGSDSPDADRKLAETVAAEVRRQIMVRCQVEILEYGTLPRTERKSRRVFDHRTVED